A window of the Phragmites australis chromosome 20, lpPhrAust1.1, whole genome shotgun sequence genome harbors these coding sequences:
- the LOC133902467 gene encoding uncharacterized protein LOC133902467 isoform X1 → MASGGKYPNAKVCVTRAIRLSRLQTRPRSLPTMLQIRAAWTPDGWFLGNRTSSWRIWPRRPPLPMIPIWAQMVLGGVVYTVVPFYKRVRKVQDDPMNYKLLLHVHVLHYLEKHVHVLQFLATCCDDCIAMSSEALDNAETAEEVVEHIAEVTEKLAANVANSLPEDGTPQKVAVEVEYIAEVVDKDAHKVEAVINKIEALSDQIDAAVEPVIEELENDFKPNTTSSSGSDGQK, encoded by the exons ATGGCAAGCGGCGGCAAGTATCCAAACGCGAAAGTCTGCGTCACCAGAGCGATTCGATTATCCAGATTACAGA CGCGGCCAAGAAGCCTGCCGACGATGCTGCAGATCCGAGCGGCATGGACTCCGG ATGGGTGGTTCTTGGGAAATCGGACATCTTCCTGGCGGATttggccgcggcggccgccgctgccgatgaTTCCTATCTG GGCGCAGATGGTTCTTGGCGGCGTGGTTTACACGGTCGTGCCGTTCTACAAGAGGGTCAGGAAGGTTCAAG ATGATCCGATGAATTACAAACTGCTGCTACATGTTCATGTACTCCATTATCTAGAAAAACATGTTCATGTACTGCAGTTCTTAGCTACTTGTTGCGATGATTGCATTGCTATGTCAAGCGAAGCGTTAGACAACGCTGAAACTGCAGAGGAGGTTGTGGAGCATATCGCCGAGGTGACAGAGAAGCTGGCTGCTAATGTAGCCAATTCCCTACCAGAGGATGGAACTCCGCAGAAGGTAGCCGTGGAGGTTGAGTACATTGCTGAAGTAGTGGATAAGGATGCGCATAAGGTTGAAGCGGTCATCAACAAG aTCGAAGCACTGAGTGACCAGATTGACGCCGCAGTGGAGCCTGTCATTGAAGAGCTCGAGAATGACTTCAAACCGAACACAACATCCTCTAGTGGATCAGATGGACAGAAATAA
- the LOC133901886 gene encoding transcription factor bHLH94-like, producing the protein MALEAVVVSQQQGSRFGCGAMAGAAGGAWNGPFGGVEGVMELGGGCWDAGVACSSTMLLHGFQELDHIPAAGALPMEPVGSAGGVGQEAPAAAVRVTATAPAGRRKRRRTRVVKNREEVESQRMTHIAVERNRRKQMNEYLAVLRSLMPPAYAQRGDQASIVGGAINFVKELEQLIQCLEAQKQSRQRPADGSGDASPFADFFTFPQYSMSAAAAPPVAPADATNRDGAEVEAEASGSKPSAVADVEVTMVESHANLRVLSRRRQRQLLRLVVGLQGHRLTVLHLNMTSAGHMVLYSFSLKVEDDCQLTSVDEIATAAHQIVEKIQEEQGCSSLD; encoded by the exons ATGGCATTGGAGGCCGTGGTGGTGTCCCAGCAGCAAGGTAGCCGCTTTGGGTGTGGCGCCATGGCAGGAGCAGCAGGAGGGGCTTGGAATGGCCCGTTTGGCGGAGTCGAAGGGGTCATGGAGCTGGGTGGCGGCTGCTGGGACGCGGGTGTCGCGTGCTCGTCGACGATGCTGCTGCATGGGTTCCAGGAGCTGGATCACATCCCGGCCGCGGGCGCACTGCCAATGGAACCCGTAGGGAGTGCCGGCGGCGTTGGTCAAGAGGCCCCAGCAGCGGCGGTGAGGGtgacggcgacggcgccggccgggcggaggaagcggcggcggacgaGGGTTGTCAAGAacagggaggaggtggagagccAGCGGATGACCCACATTGCTGTCGAGCGCAACCGTCGCAAGCAAATGAACGAATACCTCGCCGTGCTCCGCTCCCTCATGCCGCCCGCCTACGCTCAACGG GGCGATCAGGCGTCCATCGTCGGAGGGGCGATCAACTTCGTCAAGGAGCTGGAGCAGCTGATCCAGTGCCTAGAAGCGCAGAAGCAGTCCAGGCAGCGCCCGGCAGACGGCAGCGGCGACGCGTCCCCGTTCGCCGACTTCTTCACCTTCCCGCAGTACTCGATGAGCGCCGCAGCGGCGCCGCCAGTTGCTCCCGCCGACGCTACCAACCGCGATGGAGCCGAGGTCGAGGCCGAGGCGTCCGGGTCGAAGCCGTCGGCGGTGGCCGACGTCGAGGTGACCATGGTGGAGAGCCACGCCAACCTGCGGGTGCTGTCCCGGCGGCGGCAGAGGCAGCTGctgcggctggtggtggggctgCAGGGCCACCGGCTCACCGTgctccacctcaacatgaccaGCGCCGGCCACATGGTGCTCTACTCGTTTAGCCTCAAG GTCGAGGATGATTGCCAACTTACCTCTGTGGATGAGATTGCAACCGCGGCTCATCAGATCGTCGAGAAGATCCAAGAAGAACAGGGTTGTAGCAGCTTAGACTAG
- the LOC133902467 gene encoding uncharacterized protein LOC133902467 isoform X4, which translates to MDSGWVVLGKSDIFLADLAAAAAAADDSYLGADGSWRRGLHGRAVLQEGQEGSSEALDNAETAEEVVEHIAEVTEKLAANVANSLPEDGTPQKVAVEVEYIAEVVDKDAHKVEAVINKIEALSDQIDAAVEPVIEELENDFKPNTTSSSGSDGQK; encoded by the exons ATGGACTCCGG ATGGGTGGTTCTTGGGAAATCGGACATCTTCCTGGCGGATttggccgcggcggccgccgctgccgatgaTTCCTATCTG GGCGCAGATGGTTCTTGGCGGCGTGGTTTACACGGTCGTGCCGTTCTACAAGAGGGTCAGGAAGGTTCAAG CGAAGCGTTAGACAACGCTGAAACTGCAGAGGAGGTTGTGGAGCATATCGCCGAGGTGACAGAGAAGCTGGCTGCTAATGTAGCCAATTCCCTACCAGAGGATGGAACTCCGCAGAAGGTAGCCGTGGAGGTTGAGTACATTGCTGAAGTAGTGGATAAGGATGCGCATAAGGTTGAAGCGGTCATCAACAAG aTCGAAGCACTGAGTGACCAGATTGACGCCGCAGTGGAGCCTGTCATTGAAGAGCTCGAGAATGACTTCAAACCGAACACAACATCCTCTAGTGGATCAGATGGACAGAAATAA
- the LOC133902467 gene encoding uncharacterized protein LOC133902467 isoform X3, whose amino-acid sequence MDSGWVVLGKSDIFLADLAAAAAAADDSYLLRIGNSNCVCIKIKIGSSELCDWLRPMFLSQGADGSWRRGLHGRAVLQEGQEGSSEALDNAETAEEVVEHIAEVTEKLAANVANSLPEDGTPQKVAVEVEYIAEVVDKDAHKVEAVINKIEALSDQIDAAVEPVIEELENDFKPNTTSSSGSDGQK is encoded by the exons ATGGACTCCGG ATGGGTGGTTCTTGGGAAATCGGACATCTTCCTGGCGGATttggccgcggcggccgccgctgccgatgaTTCCTATCTGCTAAGAATTGGGAACAGCAACTGTGTGTGTATCAAAATCAAAATAGGATCTTCCGAATTGTGTGATTGGCTACGCCCCATGTTTCTCTCTCAGGGCGCAGATGGTTCTTGGCGGCGTGGTTTACACGGTCGTGCCGTTCTACAAGAGGGTCAGGAAGGTTCAAG CGAAGCGTTAGACAACGCTGAAACTGCAGAGGAGGTTGTGGAGCATATCGCCGAGGTGACAGAGAAGCTGGCTGCTAATGTAGCCAATTCCCTACCAGAGGATGGAACTCCGCAGAAGGTAGCCGTGGAGGTTGAGTACATTGCTGAAGTAGTGGATAAGGATGCGCATAAGGTTGAAGCGGTCATCAACAAG aTCGAAGCACTGAGTGACCAGATTGACGCCGCAGTGGAGCCTGTCATTGAAGAGCTCGAGAATGACTTCAAACCGAACACAACATCCTCTAGTGGATCAGATGGACAGAAATAA
- the LOC133902467 gene encoding uncharacterized protein LOC133902467 isoform X2 produces MASGGKYPNAKVCVTRAIRLSRLQTRPRSLPTMLQIRAAWTPDGWFLGNRTSSWRIWPRRPPLPMIPIWAQMVLGGVVYTVVPFYKRVRKVQALDNAETAEEVVEHIAEVTEKLAANVANSLPEDGTPQKVAVEVEYIAEVVDKDAHKVEAVINKIEALSDQIDAAVEPVIEELENDFKPNTTSSSGSDGQK; encoded by the exons ATGGCAAGCGGCGGCAAGTATCCAAACGCGAAAGTCTGCGTCACCAGAGCGATTCGATTATCCAGATTACAGA CGCGGCCAAGAAGCCTGCCGACGATGCTGCAGATCCGAGCGGCATGGACTCCGG ATGGGTGGTTCTTGGGAAATCGGACATCTTCCTGGCGGATttggccgcggcggccgccgctgccgatgaTTCCTATCTG GGCGCAGATGGTTCTTGGCGGCGTGGTTTACACGGTCGTGCCGTTCTACAAGAGGGTCAGGAAGGTTCAAG CGTTAGACAACGCTGAAACTGCAGAGGAGGTTGTGGAGCATATCGCCGAGGTGACAGAGAAGCTGGCTGCTAATGTAGCCAATTCCCTACCAGAGGATGGAACTCCGCAGAAGGTAGCCGTGGAGGTTGAGTACATTGCTGAAGTAGTGGATAAGGATGCGCATAAGGTTGAAGCGGTCATCAACAAG aTCGAAGCACTGAGTGACCAGATTGACGCCGCAGTGGAGCCTGTCATTGAAGAGCTCGAGAATGACTTCAAACCGAACACAACATCCTCTAGTGGATCAGATGGACAGAAATAA
- the LOC133901797 gene encoding E3 ubiquitin-protein ligase Os04g0590900-like encodes MYPVRLDATVSTVNCTENPLDCFPLCPGGAGCSEYAFPPPPPAPVIPRAPDAGGHAPVRLLLLVSLLSAFLFLSLVLSTLLLYRRRLIMRRRQLAAAAAEPGGDGFGDGDDEEGGGGGGVVHHVWYIRTVGLDEATIASIATVEYRRGVGRAGDCAVCLGEFGDGELVRLLPRCAHPFHAPCIDTWLRAHVNCPLCRSPIVVVPSDLPAAVAEAEADGAQPEERQVLDEMLQSELESQVEGSEVSEVSSVTQSEDTTAAADVNGRATPIPIRRSASMDSPMFLVTVPEAKDDDLQSNFKLPNAREMRLFKVKEKEAAGTSSSCQAGRFGIGRSMSSSGPGFFFSRNSRSSGTVLPL; translated from the coding sequence ATGTACCCGGTGCGCCTGGACGCGACGGTAAGCACCGTCAACTGCACGGAGAACCCGCTCGACTGCTTCCCGCTCTGCCCCGGCGGCGCTGGCTGCTCCGAGTACGCCTTTCCCCCGCCGCCCCCGGCCCCGGTGATCCCGCGCGCGCCGGATGCCGGCGGCCACGCGCCcgtgcgcctcctcctcctcgtctcccTGCTCTCCGCCTTCCTCTTCCTTTCGCTCGTGCTCTCCACGCTCCTCCtctaccgccgccgcctcatCATGCGCCGCCGCCAGCTCGCGGCTGCCGCCGCGGAGCCCGGCGGCGACGGGTTTGGCGATGGCGACGAtgaggagggaggcggcgggggaggggTGGTGCACCACGTGTGGTACATCCGCACGGTGGGGCTCGACGAGGCCACCATCGCGTCCATAGCCACCGTGGAGTACCGCCGTGGGGTGGGGCGGGCCGGGGACTGCGCGGTGTGCCTCGGCGAATTCGGTGACGGGGAGCTGgtccgcctcctcccgcgctgCGCGCACCCGTTCCACGCGCCCTGCATCGACACCTGGCTCCGCGCCCACGTCAACTGCCCGCTCTGCCGCTCCCCCATTGTCGTTGTTCCCTCCGATCTCCCCGCCGCGGTTGCCGAGGCTGAGGCGGATGGCGCCCAACCGGAAGAGCGCCAAGTGCTTGACGAAATGTTGCAGTCGGAATTGGAATCGCAGGTCGAGGGTTCTGAGGTCTCGGAGGTCTCTTCAGTGACTCAAAGTGAGGACACAACAGCTGCAGCGGATGTGAATGGAAGGGCGACGCCCATACCAATTCGGCGTTCAGCGTCCATGGACTCGCCGATGTTTCTCGTAACTGTGCCTGAAGCTAAGGATGATGACTTGCAGTCTAACTTCAAGTTGCCGAATGCCCGAGAGATGAGGTTATTCAAGGtgaaggagaaggaggcagcAGGGACTTCGTCCTCTTGTCAGGCAGGCCGGTTTGGGATTGGCAGGTCCATGTCAAGCAGTGGTCCGGGGTTCTTCTTCTCACGGAATAGCCGCTCCAGTGGCACCGTGCTGCCACTGTGA